In one window of Janthinobacterium sp. 1_2014MBL_MicDiv DNA:
- a CDS encoding LysE family translocator: MPDVTALLMFGLVALGMALTPGPNMIYLISRSISQGRRAGFISLGGVAVGFLFYMLCAAFGITAFVFAVPYAYDALRFGGAAYLLYLAWQAVKPGGRSAFAVRDLPVDGPRKLFLMGLITNLANPKIAVMYLSLLPQFITPGHGSILVQSVVLGCVQISISLVVNAVIAVMAGSIAGFLSSRPGWVMVQRWVMGGVLMGLAVRMAAEGRK; the protein is encoded by the coding sequence GTGCCTGATGTGACAGCCTTGCTGATGTTTGGACTCGTGGCCCTGGGCATGGCGTTGACGCCCGGCCCCAACATGATCTACCTGATTTCCCGCTCCATCAGCCAGGGCCGCCGCGCCGGTTTCATCTCGCTGGGCGGCGTCGCCGTCGGCTTCCTGTTCTACATGCTGTGCGCCGCCTTCGGCATCACCGCCTTTGTGTTTGCCGTGCCCTACGCCTACGATGCACTGCGCTTCGGCGGCGCCGCCTACCTGCTGTACCTGGCCTGGCAAGCCGTCAAGCCAGGCGGACGCTCGGCCTTCGCCGTGCGCGACCTGCCTGTCGACGGACCGCGCAAGCTGTTTCTCATGGGCTTGATCACGAATCTGGCCAATCCCAAGATTGCGGTCATGTACTTGTCGTTGCTGCCGCAGTTCATTACGCCGGGGCATGGGAGTATTTTGGTGCAATCGGTGGTGTTAGGTTGCGTGCAGATTTCCATCAGCCTGGTGGTGAATGCGGTGATTGCGGTGATGGCTGGGTCGATTGCGGGGTTTCTATCAAGCCGGCCGGGGTGGGTGATGGTGCAACGGTGGGTGATGGGGGGAGTGTTGATGGGGTTAGCGGTGAGGATGGCTGCCGAGGGGAGGAAATAA
- a CDS encoding isocitrate lyase, with protein MSQYQDDIKAVAGLKDQQGSAWNAINPESAARMRAQNKFKTGLDIAKYTAKIMRNDMAAYDADPSKYTQSLGCWHGFIGQQKMISIKKHFNSTDRRYLYLSGWMVAALRSEFGPLPDQSMHEKTAVSALIKELYTFLRQADARELGGLFRQLDAAQGAEKQAIQAKIDGHVTHVVPIIADIDAGFGNAEATYLLAKQFIEAGACCIQIENQVSDEKQCGHQDGKVTVPHEDFLAKIRAIRYAFLELGVDDGIIVARTDSLGAGLTKQIAVTNEPGDLGDQYNSFLDCEEVSADALGNGDVIIKREGKLLRPKRLPSNLFQFRAGSGEERCVLDCITSLQNGADLLWIETEKPHIAQIGGMVSEIRKVIPNAKLVYNNSPSFNWTLNFRQQVYDTLKAEGKDVSAYERAQLMSVEYDQTELAITADEKIRTFQADSAREAGIFHHLITLPTYHTAALSTDNLAKEYFGDQGMLGYVAGVQRKEIRQGIACVKHQNMSGSDIGDDHKDYFSGEAALKAAGKDNTMNQF; from the coding sequence ATGTCCCAATATCAAGACGACATCAAGGCAGTTGCCGGTTTGAAAGACCAACAGGGCAGCGCCTGGAACGCCATCAATCCCGAGTCCGCCGCCCGCATGCGCGCCCAGAACAAGTTCAAGACGGGCCTGGACATCGCCAAGTACACAGCCAAAATCATGCGCAACGACATGGCCGCCTACGATGCGGACCCATCCAAGTACACGCAATCGCTCGGTTGCTGGCATGGTTTCATCGGTCAACAGAAGATGATCTCGATCAAGAAGCACTTCAACAGCACCGACCGCCGCTACCTCTACCTGTCCGGCTGGATGGTCGCCGCCCTGCGCTCCGAGTTCGGCCCGCTGCCAGACCAGTCCATGCACGAGAAAACCGCCGTCTCGGCCTTGATCAAGGAGCTGTACACCTTCCTGCGCCAGGCCGATGCGCGCGAACTGGGCGGCCTGTTCCGCCAGCTGGACGCTGCCCAAGGTGCTGAAAAACAAGCGATCCAGGCCAAGATCGACGGCCACGTGACCCACGTCGTGCCCATCATCGCCGACATCGACGCCGGTTTCGGCAATGCCGAAGCCACCTATCTGCTGGCAAAACAGTTCATCGAAGCGGGCGCCTGCTGCATCCAGATCGAAAACCAGGTATCCGACGAGAAACAATGCGGCCACCAGGACGGTAAAGTCACAGTACCGCACGAAGACTTCCTGGCCAAGATCCGCGCCATCCGCTACGCCTTCCTGGAACTGGGCGTGGACGACGGCATCATCGTCGCCCGCACCGACTCGCTGGGCGCCGGCCTGACCAAGCAGATCGCCGTCACCAACGAGCCAGGCGACCTGGGCGACCAATACAATTCCTTCCTCGACTGCGAAGAAGTGTCGGCCGACGCACTGGGCAATGGCGACGTCATCATCAAGCGCGAAGGCAAGCTGCTGCGTCCGAAACGCCTGCCGAGCAACCTGTTCCAGTTCCGCGCCGGTTCCGGCGAAGAGCGTTGCGTGCTCGACTGCATTACCTCCTTGCAAAACGGCGCCGACCTGCTGTGGATCGAAACGGAAAAACCGCATATCGCGCAAATCGGCGGCATGGTCAGCGAAATCCGCAAGGTCATCCCGAACGCCAAGCTGGTGTACAACAACAGCCCGTCGTTCAACTGGACCCTGAACTTCCGCCAGCAGGTGTATGACACCCTGAAGGCCGAAGGCAAGGACGTCTCCGCCTACGAGCGCGCCCAGCTGATGAGCGTGGAATACGACCAGACGGAACTGGCGATCACGGCCGATGAAAAGATCCGCACCTTCCAGGCCGACTCGGCCCGCGAAGCCGGCATCTTCCACCACCTGATCACCCTGCCGACCTACCATACGGCAGCCTTGTCGACCGACAACCTGGCCAAGGAATACTTCGGCGACCAGGGCATGCTGGGCTACGTGGCCGGCGTGCAGCGCAAGGAAATCCGCCAGGGCATCGCCTGCGTGAAACATCAAAACATGTCCGGCTCGGACATCGGCGACGACCACAAGGATTACTTCAGCGGCGAAGCGGCGCTGAAGGCGGCTGGTAAAGACAATACGATGAACCAGTTCTGA
- a CDS encoding ABC-three component system middle component 7, which yields MITPSKFITLQQSILGRLPLVLALPPPYTIHQLYKHVEDGFPDINEFIYAVDVLYVLGKLDVDLESGIVRHAA from the coding sequence ATGATAACCCCAAGCAAATTTATTACGTTGCAGCAGTCGATACTTGGCCGTCTGCCGCTAGTGCTGGCCTTGCCGCCACCATATACGATCCACCAGCTGTATAAGCATGTGGAAGACGGTTTTCCTGATATTAATGAGTTCATTTATGCGGTAGATGTTTTGTATGTCTTAGGAAAGCTCGATGTGGACCTTGAGAGTGGGATAGTTCGCCATGCTGCGTGA
- a CDS encoding ABC-three component system protein, with amino-acid sequence MTTEQLQLLLPVAQPSLTLALSSQVSQAFVSVARPTFKPTTLLALCSQVNQVCPKCGRPLFIKKAKNWVKDYEIAHIYPLNPTPAELAILLGEQKLSGGPNDECNLIPLCFTCHKLYDTDKTLEDYRALKKIKERLLGQDAQRRIQYEYQIESDIATIMDALMSEATTEILDADYVAKEIDTKLEGEISNLTKQKIKNDVSSFYLFVRNQLAEIEKTVPGQGVLIAMQVKLFYTKQKGLKLTQQQIFQNTVGWILSKTPNGTEEAAAVVAAFFVQNCELF; translated from the coding sequence ATGACAACGGAGCAACTACAACTTCTCTTGCCAGTGGCACAGCCAAGTTTGACGCTGGCTCTAAGCAGCCAGGTAAGCCAAGCTTTTGTGTCTGTAGCACGGCCTACGTTCAAGCCGACTACGTTGCTGGCCTTATGCAGCCAGGTGAACCAGGTCTGTCCAAAGTGTGGGCGGCCATTGTTTATTAAGAAGGCTAAGAACTGGGTGAAGGATTACGAAATTGCCCACATCTATCCGTTGAACCCCACCCCGGCAGAGCTGGCGATACTGCTTGGCGAGCAGAAGCTCAGCGGAGGTCCAAACGACGAATGCAATCTGATTCCGCTCTGCTTTACCTGCCATAAGCTCTATGACACAGACAAGACTTTGGAGGACTACCGGGCGCTGAAGAAAATCAAGGAGCGCCTGCTTGGTCAGGATGCTCAACGGCGCATCCAATATGAATACCAGATCGAATCTGACATCGCGACCATTATGGACGCACTGATGTCGGAGGCAACGACAGAAATACTGGACGCGGACTACGTAGCCAAAGAGATAGACACCAAACTGGAGGGCGAGATTTCCAACTTGACCAAGCAAAAAATTAAGAACGACGTGTCGTCTTTCTACCTTTTTGTCCGTAACCAATTGGCTGAAATCGAGAAGACAGTGCCAGGACAAGGTGTCCTGATTGCGATGCAAGTCAAGCTGTTCTACACGAAGCAGAAAGGTCTGAAGTTGACGCAGCAGCAGATCTTTCAGAATACAGTGGGCTGGATCTTGTCCAAGACGCCGAACGGGACGGAGGAGGCCGCTGCTGTGGTCGCCGCATTCTTTGTACAGAATTGTGAGCTTTTCTAA
- a CDS encoding DUF1993 domain-containing protein, whose product MSVYAITIPCFAQMLRSLTTLLAKGEERAQALGFDAQNLLESRLAPDMHTLARQVEFTCTQAQEAVCRLTQQPLPLLETPANMPAARALIARTLELLAAADRAAIDASAQQPVAITLGGGLTFDMTGQEYAVNWATPQFYFHLVTAYNILRHNGVPLGKAEYVQHMFAYARPA is encoded by the coding sequence ATGTCGGTCTACGCCATTACCATCCCCTGCTTTGCACAGATGCTGCGCTCATTGACGACCTTGCTGGCCAAGGGCGAGGAACGCGCCCAGGCACTGGGCTTCGATGCACAAAACCTGCTCGAGTCACGGCTGGCGCCCGACATGCACACCTTGGCGCGGCAGGTGGAATTCACGTGCACGCAGGCGCAGGAAGCCGTGTGCCGGCTGACGCAGCAGCCCTTGCCGCTACTTGAAACGCCCGCGAACATGCCGGCCGCCAGGGCATTGATCGCGCGCACGCTGGAGCTGCTGGCCGCCGCGGACCGCGCCGCGATCGACGCCAGCGCGCAGCAGCCGGTCGCCATCACCCTGGGTGGCGGCTTGACCTTCGACATGACGGGCCAGGAATACGCGGTGAACTGGGCCACGCCGCAATTCTATTTTCACCTGGTGACGGCGTACAACATCCTGCGGCACAACGGCGTGCCGCTCGGCAAAGCCGAGTATGTGCAGCATATGTTTGCCTATGCGCGGCCAGCGTGA
- a CDS encoding DUF2326 domain-containing protein produces the protein MLREIESDAFRVPKVEFHLGLNVVIGDAAAANSIGKSSLLMVIDFVFGGADLLDKNDDIVPNIGHHEYRFVFEFDGQKHYFKRATERSEFVIECDGQYNQIKPLTVAQYTAWLVQSYATPKISLSFRSMVAPYSRVWPKDNVTNVHRPLHAVSSQSASDCINNLIKLFGRFSEVEHSSAVFAQADEHRRVWRKAEGMEFLSRIGKREYEANESALNLISEEVAEIKTNLAQYALNLRAIVDREVMDLAQDKDLLLRERSKVFHQLTRTQQNLQANKHVKSSQLEGLKEYFPDMQVEKLVRIEEFHSAVARLLKQELVQMEKTLQLQLNSLDVAIADVDRKVSERVKGHDNPNVIVDRVYQLSEKWNALKSANKKFEKKEELQKDFVEAKESLETVKLAILTDIESVINQELERLAIDVYGQGANAPKLLLGQNSYKYEIDNDTGTGTAFANLVLFDLAILSLTELPFLIHDLPLFKNVEHDAVAAFVVEYTKFPTKQIFTVLDEIEKYGATTVDVLRKRCVLELNEQDVLYKKKWRSR, from the coding sequence ATGCTGCGTGAAATTGAATCAGATGCCTTCCGTGTACCCAAGGTCGAATTCCATCTGGGACTCAACGTCGTGATCGGTGATGCCGCTGCCGCCAATTCGATCGGCAAGTCATCGCTCCTAATGGTCATTGATTTTGTCTTCGGCGGCGCAGACCTATTGGATAAAAACGACGACATCGTCCCCAATATCGGGCACCACGAATATCGGTTTGTGTTTGAGTTTGACGGCCAGAAACATTATTTCAAGCGGGCTACGGAGCGTTCCGAATTTGTCATCGAATGCGATGGTCAATACAATCAAATCAAACCACTGACAGTGGCCCAGTACACGGCCTGGCTGGTACAGTCCTACGCCACGCCGAAAATCAGTCTTTCCTTCCGTAGTATGGTGGCCCCCTATTCCCGGGTCTGGCCAAAGGACAACGTCACCAATGTGCATCGGCCTTTGCATGCCGTGTCGAGCCAGTCGGCGAGCGATTGCATCAACAATCTGATCAAACTGTTTGGTCGCTTCAGCGAAGTGGAGCACTCCTCCGCTGTGTTTGCGCAAGCGGACGAGCATCGCCGCGTGTGGCGCAAGGCAGAAGGCATGGAGTTCCTTTCGAGGATTGGGAAAAGGGAATACGAGGCCAATGAATCTGCCTTAAATTTGATTAGCGAGGAAGTGGCAGAAATTAAGACCAACCTGGCTCAGTACGCCTTGAACCTTCGCGCGATTGTCGATAGGGAGGTCATGGACCTTGCCCAGGATAAGGACTTGCTACTGCGTGAAAGATCAAAGGTATTCCACCAGCTGACTCGGACGCAGCAGAACCTTCAGGCGAATAAGCACGTCAAGAGCAGTCAGCTGGAGGGACTGAAGGAATACTTCCCGGATATGCAGGTGGAGAAGCTTGTGCGCATTGAAGAATTTCACAGCGCCGTGGCGCGACTGCTCAAGCAGGAGTTGGTGCAGATGGAAAAGACACTCCAACTGCAGCTTAATTCCCTCGACGTGGCGATTGCTGATGTCGACCGCAAGGTATCCGAGCGCGTCAAAGGGCACGACAATCCCAATGTCATTGTGGACCGTGTCTATCAACTGTCGGAAAAATGGAATGCCTTGAAGTCGGCAAATAAGAAATTCGAAAAAAAGGAAGAACTACAAAAGGATTTCGTCGAGGCCAAAGAGTCGCTGGAAACCGTCAAACTAGCAATCTTGACGGACATCGAGTCTGTAATAAATCAGGAATTGGAGAGGCTGGCGATCGACGTTTATGGGCAGGGCGCCAATGCGCCGAAGTTGCTATTGGGGCAAAATTCTTACAAATACGAGATTGACAACGATACTGGAACGGGTACAGCTTTTGCCAACCTTGTACTGTTTGATTTGGCAATTCTGTCGCTTACCGAACTGCCATTCCTCATTCACGACCTTCCTTTATTCAAGAATGTCGAGCATGATGCAGTGGCCGCCTTTGTCGTCGAATACACTAAGTTTCCGACCAAGCAGATTTTCACCGTACTCGACGAAATCGAGAAGTATGGTGCGACAACCGTTGATGTTCTCAGGAAGCGTTGCGTTCTTGAACTCAACGAGCAGGACGTACTCTATAAGAAGAAATGGCGGTCTCGCTAG
- a CDS encoding bifunctional helix-turn-helix transcriptional regulator/GNAT family N-acetyltransferase, translated as MSSTLQNYGSLMLASRLRRLSDQLYAGVDTSYVAAGVELTSRCFPLLLLLRDNGPTSITALAAQIGQTHPVVVQLGRKLLDAGVVVEMPDSKDERRRLLALSDAGLALLHNMAPLWDDVRAAVDAVFEHGTPQLMASLDRAEARLQAQGFGETIAACRRQRERAAVDIIDYDAPYAADFKRLNIAWLERYFYVEALDDKVLSDPQGSILDAGGQIFLARLDGTIVGTCALIRAGDASFELSKMAVTPECQGLGIARRLIERAFDAFEASGAQLLFLESNSKLAPAIRLYESSGFTHVARPAGDAHYQRADVYMEWQGRNRS; from the coding sequence ATGTCCTCCACCCTGCAAAACTACGGCTCGCTGATGCTGGCCAGCCGCCTGCGCCGTCTTTCCGATCAACTGTATGCCGGCGTCGACACCAGCTACGTGGCGGCTGGCGTCGAATTGACGTCGCGCTGTTTCCCCCTGTTATTGCTGCTGCGCGACAACGGTCCCACGTCCATCACGGCGCTGGCCGCGCAGATCGGGCAGACGCATCCCGTGGTGGTGCAGCTGGGACGCAAGCTGCTCGATGCCGGCGTGGTGGTGGAAATGCCGGACAGCAAGGACGAGCGGCGCCGCTTGCTGGCGCTGTCCGACGCCGGGCTGGCCTTGCTGCATAACATGGCGCCGCTGTGGGACGATGTGCGTGCGGCCGTCGACGCCGTGTTCGAGCACGGCACGCCGCAGCTGATGGCCAGCCTGGACCGGGCCGAAGCGCGCCTGCAGGCGCAAGGCTTCGGCGAGACGATCGCCGCCTGTCGGCGCCAGCGCGAGCGGGCCGCCGTGGACATCATCGATTACGACGCGCCCTATGCGGCCGACTTCAAGCGCCTGAATATCGCCTGGCTGGAACGCTATTTCTATGTCGAGGCGCTCGACGACAAGGTGCTGTCCGATCCGCAAGGCTCGATCCTCGATGCTGGCGGGCAGATCTTCCTGGCGCGCCTGGACGGCACGATCGTCGGCACCTGCGCCCTGATCCGCGCCGGCGACGCCAGCTTCGAGCTGTCGAAGATGGCCGTCACGCCCGAGTGCCAGGGCCTGGGCATTGCGCGCCGGCTGATCGAGCGGGCTTTCGACGCCTTCGAGGCCAGCGGCGCGCAACTGCTGTTCCTGGAATCGAACAGCAAGCTGGCACCGGCCATCCGCCTGTATGAAAGCAGCGGTTTTACGCACGTGGCGCGGCCGGCCGGCGACGCCCATTACCAGCGCGCCGACGTCTACATGGAGTGGCAGGGCAGAAACCGCAGCTGA
- a CDS encoding MFS transporter has protein sequence MPTSDTAASNAATRPLTQQDYKTLSLAALGGALEFYDFIIFVFFANAIGQLFFPPEMPEWLRLLQTFGIFAAGYVVRPLGGIVMAHFGDLLGRKRMFTLSILMMAVPTLLIGLLPTYATIGLAAPLLLLLMRIFQGAAVGGEVPGAWVFVSEHVPSRFTGFACGVLTAGLTVGILLGSLVATGLNTVYTPAEITDGAWRYPFLLGGIFGFGAMYLRRWLHETPVFAEMQQRKALSTEMPLKSVLRSHRGAVAVSMLLTWMLSAGIVVVILMTPALLQKIHHIAPRTTLVANTVATLCLAFGCILAGMLADRLGGKRVIFVGSVLLAISTYIFYTTIGSRPDLLLPLYAMTGLCVGVVGAVPYVLVQAFPAQVRFSGLSFSYNLSYAIFGGLTPVVVTLMLKNNVLGPAYYVIGVCVVGMLTALFIKDQRQTVGR, from the coding sequence ATGCCTACTTCCGACACCGCCGCAAGCAACGCAGCAACACGCCCCCTGACCCAGCAAGACTACAAGACCCTGTCGCTGGCCGCCCTGGGCGGCGCGCTGGAATTCTACGACTTCATCATCTTCGTCTTCTTTGCCAACGCCATCGGCCAGCTGTTCTTCCCGCCGGAAATGCCTGAATGGCTGCGCCTGCTGCAAACCTTCGGTATCTTCGCCGCCGGCTACGTCGTGCGCCCGCTGGGCGGCATCGTCATGGCCCACTTCGGCGACTTGCTGGGCCGCAAGCGCATGTTCACCCTGTCCATCCTGATGATGGCCGTGCCGACCCTGCTGATCGGCCTGCTGCCCACGTATGCCACCATCGGCCTGGCGGCGCCGCTGCTGCTGCTGTTGATGCGCATCTTCCAGGGCGCGGCCGTGGGCGGCGAAGTGCCCGGTGCCTGGGTGTTTGTCTCCGAACACGTGCCCAGCCGTTTCACGGGCTTTGCCTGCGGCGTGCTGACGGCGGGCCTGACGGTCGGCATCCTGCTCGGCTCCCTCGTGGCGACGGGCTTGAACACCGTCTACACACCGGCAGAAATCACCGATGGCGCCTGGCGCTATCCCTTCCTGCTGGGCGGCATCTTCGGCTTCGGCGCCATGTATCTGCGCCGCTGGCTGCATGAAACGCCGGTCTTCGCGGAAATGCAGCAACGCAAGGCGCTGTCCACGGAAATGCCGCTGAAATCCGTGCTGCGCAGCCACCGCGGCGCCGTCGCCGTGTCCATGCTGCTGACCTGGATGCTGTCAGCCGGCATCGTCGTCGTCATTTTGATGACGCCTGCCCTGTTGCAAAAGATCCACCACATCGCGCCGCGCACCACCCTGGTGGCCAATACCGTGGCGACCCTGTGCCTGGCCTTCGGCTGCATCCTCGCCGGCATGCTGGCCGACCGCCTGGGCGGCAAGCGCGTGATCTTCGTCGGCTCCGTGCTGCTGGCCATTTCCACGTATATTTTCTACACCACCATCGGCAGCCGCCCCGACCTGCTGCTGCCCCTGTATGCGATGACGGGCCTGTGCGTCGGCGTCGTCGGCGCCGTGCCTTACGTGCTGGTGCAGGCGTTCCCGGCCCAGGTACGCTTCTCGGGACTGTCGTTTTCCTACAACTTGTCGTACGCAATTTTCGGTGGCCTGACGCCCGTGGTCGTGACCCTGATGCTGAAGAACAACGTGCTGGGCCCCGCCTATTATGTGATCGGCGTCTGCGTGGTGGGCATGCTGACGGCGCTGTTCATCAAGGACCAGCGGCAGACGGTGGGACGCTAG
- a CDS encoding HNH endonuclease: MEFEEWMISEGLSTSTAEKYRSAIAGPLTTWARMHRIVEADSLYEIADTDIFASISEKIVITPEFEDRNLRGHGMYAAALRKYADFLGDTLAGATVANGHFSKEISILEATATIQSEFSPKNQNDARSKVLREIVVRRGQPKFRKELIEVYGAKCAITGCGVLPILEAAHITPYLGQATNLKKNGILLRADIHSLWDLGLIAIHPHDNSIVVNENITDETYRVLQGRTPFTPQTEDSRPSMAALHQQWELFQNKSE; encoded by the coding sequence ATGGAATTTGAAGAGTGGATGATTTCCGAAGGCCTTTCGACATCAACTGCAGAAAAATATAGAAGTGCGATTGCTGGTCCTTTGACGACTTGGGCGCGCATGCACAGAATTGTTGAGGCGGATTCTTTGTATGAAATTGCTGATACAGATATTTTTGCATCTATTTCTGAGAAGATAGTAATTACGCCCGAATTCGAAGATCGGAATCTACGTGGTCATGGTATGTACGCCGCAGCATTGCGGAAGTATGCGGATTTTCTTGGCGACACATTGGCGGGAGCCACGGTTGCAAACGGCCACTTTTCGAAAGAGATTTCGATATTAGAGGCGACCGCTACCATACAGTCGGAATTTTCCCCTAAGAATCAGAACGATGCCCGCAGTAAGGTACTTCGTGAGATTGTCGTGCGACGTGGGCAGCCGAAATTTCGGAAAGAACTCATAGAGGTGTATGGCGCCAAATGTGCGATTACAGGATGTGGCGTTTTACCAATACTCGAAGCGGCTCACATCACACCTTATCTTGGCCAAGCTACAAACCTCAAGAAAAATGGCATTCTTCTTCGAGCGGATATCCATTCCCTATGGGATTTGGGACTGATTGCAATTCATCCACACGACAATAGCATCGTTGTAAACGAAAATATTACAGATGAAACCTATCGAGTATTGCAAGGACGGACTCCTTTTACACCACAAACTGAAGATAGTAGGCCATCTATGGCCGCCCTTCATCAGCAGTGGGAATTATTTCAAAATAAATCTGAATGA
- a CDS encoding SDR family oxidoreductase — translation MKIMIVGASRGLGRALVDGLLGDGHTLIGVSRQRPGSLDAGLGAQLQWIAADLARPVEAVEQIAREAPAGLDAVIYNLGVWEEKAFSDEYAFLDDADEAIVDMVNTNITATILLLKRLVPRLLGSSKPQLILTGSTSGLRQSGRPEVTFSASKFALNGIADALRESFREQGLAVTALQLGYLNTQDGLSVPLADATARGEGELIPVHDVLTIVRALLSLSNVSFVRELVLPAIRDERF, via the coding sequence ATGAAAATCATGATCGTGGGCGCCAGCAGGGGCCTGGGACGCGCGCTCGTCGATGGCTTGCTGGGCGACGGGCATACGCTCATCGGCGTGTCGCGCCAGCGGCCTGGCAGCCTGGATGCAGGCCTAGGCGCGCAACTGCAGTGGATCGCGGCGGACCTGGCTCGGCCCGTGGAAGCCGTCGAGCAGATTGCGCGCGAGGCGCCCGCCGGGCTCGATGCCGTGATCTACAACCTGGGCGTGTGGGAAGAAAAGGCGTTTTCCGACGAGTATGCCTTCCTCGATGATGCGGACGAGGCCATCGTCGACATGGTCAATACCAACATCACGGCCACGATCCTGCTGCTCAAGCGCCTGGTGCCCAGGTTACTGGGCAGCAGCAAGCCGCAGCTGATACTCACGGGTTCCACGTCGGGCCTGCGCCAGAGCGGCCGCCCGGAAGTAACGTTCAGCGCGTCGAAGTTCGCCCTGAACGGCATCGCCGATGCCTTGCGCGAAAGTTTCCGCGAGCAGGGCCTGGCCGTGACGGCGCTGCAGCTCGGCTACCTGAATACGCAGGATGGCTTGTCCGTGCCGCTGGCGGACGCCACCGCGCGGGGCGAAGGCGAGCTGATTCCCGTGCATGACGTTCTCACCATCGTGCGCGCGCTGCTGAGCCTATCGAACGTGTCCTTCGTGCGCGAACTGGTGCTGCCGGCCATCCGCGACGAGCGTTTCTAA
- a CDS encoding SMI1/KNR4 family protein, translated as MDLPAEYVAFAARHRDAEGFCNLRLKKELDSCGGVLQTELAHIYTDVVELTAQTAKLGACFVCDGCYGELGSVSAGPGAIPDIVDFTEIICFGMAGDGSQFCFDFRGARSAPSVILWDDDYWRKISSSFDDFLLLFS; from the coding sequence ATGGACTTACCCGCCGAGTATGTTGCTTTTGCAGCAAGGCATCGGGATGCGGAAGGATTTTGCAATTTGAGACTGAAGAAAGAACTGGATTCTTGCGGTGGCGTCTTGCAGACGGAATTGGCTCACATCTATACGGATGTCGTCGAATTGACTGCCCAGACAGCGAAGCTCGGGGCGTGTTTCGTCTGCGATGGCTGCTATGGGGAGCTTGGCAGTGTCAGTGCTGGCCCGGGAGCCATACCGGACATCGTTGATTTTACAGAAATCATTTGTTTCGGCATGGCCGGTGACGGGAGTCAATTCTGTTTCGATTTCAGGGGCGCCCGGAGCGCGCCCTCTGTCATCTTGTGGGACGATGATTACTGGCGAAAGATTTCAAGCTCCTTTGACGACTTCCTATTGCTATTTTCTTGA